AAGTCAACAATGACATCGTATTTGTGGCTCCTGTAGAATTTACTGGATTTTGGAAATATTTTCGCGGGAAGGAAACAGAAGGATATTTCACTATTTCTGCTACAGATATCAATGCACAACCAAAGTTTATTGAAGGCAAAATGAAATATACAAATTCCAGTTACTTTAATCATCAAGTGTCACGTACGATTTACAATGCGCACCCAAACTACATTCAAAATGGGGAACCCCAAATTGAAGTAGATGAGGAAGGCAAGCCTTGGTATGTACAGACATTATATAAACCAATTGGCTTGACAAACAAACCTAACTTGCAAAAACTACATGCTGCAGTTGTCGACCCGGTTACTGGAGATGTGAAGCTGTATAAATCAGATCAAGCACCTGAATTCATTGAAGGGTCTATCAGCTCTGAAATGGCTTCAGAGGAAAATGAATATTTCGGCAAATATGTTCACGGATGGCTTAATTCCATTTTTGGAAAAAAAGATGTAAAAATACCAAATGAATCAGGTACAGAGACAAGTGTAACGCCTTTATTTGATGAGAATGGAGCAATGTATTACTTTACAGACATGTCCTCGCCAAAGGAAAATATCGATTCGGCTCTAGGTTACACCCTTATCAATGCGCGAACGGGTAAATTAACCTATTATAATGGCGAGCAGAATAATGGTATTATGGACAGTAAAGGTGCAAAAGAAATCGTCAATAAAGAGTTTCCTGAAAAGAAATGGACTGGATCCATGCCAATTCTTTATAATATTGATGGCAATCCCACTTGGGTGGTTAACGTTTTGGATCCGAACGGTCTATTCAAGCACTATGCTTACATTAAAGCAGCTGACTCTGATTTTGTCGTCTTTGGAGATACAGCCAGAAGTACACTAGAGTCTTACCGACTCGCCTTGGCACAAGATCCAAGCAATGTGGAATCCACTGGGGAAGCAAGCTTAGAAAAGCGTAACGGTACAGTAGAACGTGTACTAGTCACAACCCAAGATAAAAATCAAGTTGTCCAATTTCTGCTTCAGGATGACCCAATTATTTATACTGTTAATTCCGGAAAAGCTCCAAGAGCCATTTTCTTACAGACTGGAGATAAAGTAGAACTGGAAGCAAATATTAGGGACAATCAAACGGCGATCGTCGAGACAATTAGCATTGAAGGATTAACGACGACCCCTGAACAATAAATTAAATACGATAATAGAGCAGGTCGGCAATGATGCCAACCTGCTATTTATGTTGCTTATTTTGCTTATTTACGACGCAATAGCCTATAGTTCACAAAATAAGCCAAGCATGGATGCGTAAAATAAGGAGACACTATTCTTCTATAAGCAAAGATAGTTCTTCCCATCTGTCCATTTTTTCATTTAAAGCTTTCTCTACATTCATTTGCTCTGCATATAGTTCCTGCACCTTTTGCGAATCGCTCCCCGCAGCGACAATATCATTCTTAATCGATTCTAGCTTTTCTTCCAACGAAGTAATAACATCTTCTATTTCATCCCATTCTTTTTTCTCCAAATAGGACAGCTTCTTCTTTTGAGGTTTCGGTGATTGTCGTTGGTTCTTGGACTTTTCTGCCGATTTAGCAGCGATATGGGTGCTTTCTTGGTGGGCTAAAAAATCACTATAATTGCTATGGTAGGAAGTAATATTGCCTTTTCCGTCAAATACAAGCAACCGATCCACAACACGATCTAAGAAATAGCGATCATGGGAAACCGTTACGACAACGCCTGGAAAGTGATCCAAATACTCTTCTAACACGCTTA
This genomic interval from Virgibacillus pantothenticus contains the following:
- a CDS encoding APC family permease encodes the protein MTGILTTTILSFILYAVIAVFFIIQNKKYRVTTVKAVGLVFATLFILGVITVYILMPPITIPNMTIANLVIGTAGMISLYALTKSKPFTKSTKHFDTITGALILFAIIAIPGFILLGILSLDDAHQSIATKEVEEAKPLDQDATPIVVSPEFARNKVQKAMSVVPNTQFYDLGKLQVQKVNNDIVFVAPVEFTGFWKYFRGKETEGYFTISATDINAQPKFIEGKMKYTNSSYFNHQVSRTIYNAHPNYIQNGEPQIEVDEEGKPWYVQTLYKPIGLTNKPNLQKLHAAVVDPVTGDVKLYKSDQAPEFIEGSISSEMASEENEYFGKYVHGWLNSIFGKKDVKIPNESGTETSVTPLFDENGAMYYFTDMSSPKENIDSALGYTLINARTGKLTYYNGEQNNGIMDSKGAKEIVNKEFPEKKWTGSMPILYNIDGNPTWVVNVLDPNGLFKHYAYIKAADSDFVVFGDTARSTLESYRLALAQDPSNVESTGEASLEKRNGTVERVLVTTQDKNQVVQFLLQDDPIIYTVNSGKAPRAIFLQTGDKVELEANIRDNQTAIVETISIEGLTTTPEQ